One genomic region from Ptychodera flava strain L36383 chromosome 14, AS_Pfla_20210202, whole genome shotgun sequence encodes:
- the LOC139149322 gene encoding UDP-galactose transporter senju-like: MACFSPLWSRCHETRVTLSNLCGKNLAPSVPPAKQTVQAKMCDSTGSSGEMARLANLFPTRLSAAIFVAYIALFVNQGILVTATKDENNKYPYNTTTVVLMTECTKLVTAVVLFVRSNSFLKVFSEIRRNVKVLLLYFVPAGLYCLYNNLQFVNLAEYDPTTYYLLLQFRVVVTGITFQLLFNRILSSRQWLSLLLLTLGCLIKQLKQDITMKDLVTFGGQSGSFHVSSNLVLMLLQVFCSCFAGVYNEYLLKGQQGSVDIWMQNIFMYFDSIACNLLVLAYTGDLRNAYTEESIRSILTVKVVAIIINYAAVGIVTSLFLRSLNSILKTFASAMELMFTAVLCWIIFGIKIDVFTVLAIAVVSFAIYLYSMNPVINVIPVSANKRFRKQSEYSNDDEENDNGPEFVCDFRQSDMEDD; this comes from the exons ATGGCATGCTTCTCGCCCTTGTGGTCCCGTTGTCATGAGACTCGTGTGACGCTTTCAAACTTGTGTGGCAAGAACTTGGCTCCATCAGTGCCGCCAGCAAAACAAACAGTACAGGCGAAAATGTGTGACAGTACTGGTTCCTCTGGCGAGATGGCAAGACTAGCAAACTTATTTCCAACACGCCTCAGTGCCGCCATTTTCGTGGCGTACATTGCCTTATTTGTCAATCAGG GTATATTGGTGACAGCCACAAAGGATGAGAATAATAAATATCCATATAACACCACGACAGTTGTTTTAATGACGGAATGTACAAAGCTGGTAACAGCAGTTGTGTTATTTGTAAGAAG TAACTcttttttaaaagtattttcagAAATAAGAAGAAATGTTAAAG TGTTGCTGTTGTATTTTGTACCAGCTGGTCTGTACTGTCTTTACAACAACCTGCAGTTTGTGAACTTGGCTGAGTACGATCCTACCACCTACTACCTTCTCCTTCAATTCAGAGTTGTTGTCACAGGAATCACATTTCAG CTCTTATTCAATCGAATACTGAGTTCCAGACAATGGTTGTCATTGCTGTTACTCACTCTGGGTTGCCTCATCAAACAGCTGAAACAAGACATAACCATGAAAGACCTGGTGACGTTCGGCGGACAATCAGGAAGCTTCCACGTCAGCAGTAACTTAGTCCTGATGCTGCTGCAGGTGTTTTGCTCATGTTTTGCCGGGGTCTACAATGAGTATCTCCTGAAGGGGCAACAGGGATCCGTGGATATTTGGATGCAGAATATATTCATGTACTTTGATTCCATTGCTTGTAATCTGCTTGTTCTTGCCTACACTGGCGACTTGAGAAACGCCTATACCGAAGAAAGCATTCGTTCAATATTGACGGTCAAAGTCGTGGCAATCATAATAAACTACGCAGCCGTTGGCATAGTAACTAGTCTGTTCCTCCGTTCTCTGAATTCCATCTTGAAGACATTTGCCAGTGCCATGGAATTGATGTTTACAGCTGTACTCTGCTGGATTATATTTGGCATAAAAATTGATGTCTTCACTGTTTTAGCTATTGCTGTCGTGTCTTTTGCGATATATCTGTACTCCATGAATCCGGTGATCAATGTGATACCAGTTTCTGCAAATAAAAGGTTCAGAAAACAGTCAGAGTATTCAAACGATgatgaagaaaatgacaatgGTCCAGAGTTTGTGTGTGACTTTAGACAGAGTGACATGGAAGATGACTAA